From Streptomyces sp. CMB-StM0423, a single genomic window includes:
- a CDS encoding PQQ-dependent sugar dehydrogenase: protein MAALSGGLLVTSGVVALTVTQTATAAPPQAAAAEFRQVELAKGVPDTGEPMSLAVLPDRSVLHTARDGTLRLTHADGDTSVAGKLPVYTNDEEGLQGVAADPGFASNRFVYLYYAPPLNTPGGGAPETGSPADFARFDGVNRLSRFVLSANGTLDMGSEVTVLEVPTSRGQCCHVGGDIDFDAQGNLYLSTGDDTNPFASDGYTPIDERADRNPAFDAQRSAGNTNDLRGKVLRIKVNADGSYDIPDGNLFAPGTAKTKPEIYAMGFRNPFRMSVDKATGVVYLGDYGPDAGTASATRGPGGQVEFNRITEPGNFGWPYCTGDNDAYVEYDFGNGSSGGTYNCGAPVNNSPHNTGLTELPPAQAAWIPYDGNSVPEFGNGSESPMGGPVYHYDADLDSAVKFPEEFDGDYFAGEFGRRWIKNIKVDGSGGVQSINAFPWSGTQVMDMAFGPDGALYVLDYGTGFGSGDASSALYRIEHVPAGQSAGAGAGGKPEVVKAGGGRSDSAPAESAASVELRLPGDGQLFEFGDAVPFEIEVTDPEGGEVDCSKVTLDYLLGHDSHAHHLASAAGCSGTLQTPTDGGHDVSADIFGVFTAKYTDADGTIVTDQHLAQPRHRQAEHFTTAEGVEAEQAESAEGGARLGGIDDGDWIAFSPYLVEDGEFTARVAAAAAGGAIEVRAGAPDGALLGTVDVPATGGADTYEDVTTTLADAPAETTTLHLVFTGAGDAPFTVDSFILGSGGEQ from the coding sequence ATGGCCGCATTGTCCGGCGGCCTGCTCGTGACGTCGGGCGTGGTCGCGCTCACCGTCACGCAGACGGCCACGGCCGCCCCGCCGCAGGCCGCGGCGGCGGAGTTCCGGCAGGTCGAACTCGCCAAGGGCGTACCCGACACGGGCGAACCCATGTCGCTGGCCGTGCTGCCCGACCGGTCGGTGCTGCACACCGCGCGCGACGGCACGCTGCGCCTGACCCATGCCGACGGCGACACCAGCGTCGCGGGCAAGCTCCCCGTCTACACCAACGACGAGGAGGGCCTGCAAGGCGTCGCCGCCGACCCCGGCTTCGCGTCCAACCGCTTCGTCTACCTCTACTACGCCCCGCCCCTGAACACCCCCGGCGGCGGCGCCCCCGAGACCGGCAGCCCGGCCGACTTCGCGCGCTTCGACGGCGTGAACCGGCTCTCGCGGTTCGTGCTGAGCGCGAACGGCACGCTGGACATGGGCAGCGAGGTCACCGTGCTGGAGGTCCCGACCTCCCGCGGCCAGTGCTGCCACGTCGGCGGCGACATCGACTTCGACGCCCAGGGCAACCTGTACCTGTCCACCGGCGACGACACCAATCCGTTCGCCTCGGACGGCTACACGCCCATCGACGAACGGGCCGACCGGAACCCGGCGTTCGACGCCCAGCGCTCCGCCGGCAACACCAACGACCTGCGCGGCAAGGTCCTGCGGATCAAGGTCAACGCGGACGGTTCGTACGACATCCCGGACGGCAACCTGTTCGCGCCCGGCACGGCGAAGACCAAGCCCGAGATCTACGCCATGGGCTTCCGCAACCCGTTCCGGATGAGCGTCGACAAAGCGACCGGTGTCGTCTACCTCGGCGACTACGGCCCCGACGCCGGCACCGCCAGCGCCACCCGCGGCCCGGGCGGCCAGGTCGAGTTCAACCGCATCACCGAGCCGGGCAACTTCGGCTGGCCCTACTGCACCGGCGACAACGACGCCTACGTCGAATACGACTTCGGCAACGGCTCCTCCGGCGGCACGTACAACTGCGGCGCGCCCGTCAACAACTCGCCGCACAACACCGGCCTGACCGAACTGCCCCCCGCCCAGGCGGCCTGGATTCCCTACGACGGCAATTCCGTCCCCGAGTTCGGCAACGGCTCGGAATCCCCGATGGGCGGCCCCGTCTACCACTACGACGCGGACCTCGACTCGGCCGTGAAGTTCCCCGAGGAGTTCGACGGCGACTACTTCGCCGGCGAGTTCGGCCGCCGCTGGATCAAGAACATCAAGGTCGACGGCTCCGGCGGGGTCCAGTCCATCAACGCCTTCCCCTGGTCCGGCACGCAGGTGATGGACATGGCCTTCGGGCCCGACGGGGCGCTGTACGTCCTGGACTACGGCACCGGCTTCGGCAGCGGCGACGCCTCAAGTGCGCTCTACCGCATCGAGCACGTACCGGCGGGGCAGTCGGCCGGAGCCGGGGCGGGCGGGAAGCCGGAGGTGGTGAAGGCCGGCGGCGGGCGCAGCGACAGCGCGCCGGCCGAGAGCGCGGCCTCCGTGGAGCTGCGACTGCCGGGCGACGGGCAGCTCTTCGAGTTCGGCGACGCCGTGCCGTTCGAGATCGAGGTGACCGACCCCGAGGGCGGCGAGGTCGACTGCTCGAAGGTGACCCTCGACTACCTGCTGGGCCACGACTCGCACGCCCACCACCTCGCGTCCGCTGCGGGCTGCTCCGGCACCCTGCAGACGCCGACGGACGGCGGGCACGACGTGAGCGCCGACATCTTCGGCGTCTTCACCGCCAAGTACACGGACGCGGACGGCACCATCGTCACCGACCAGCACCTCGCGCAGCCCCGGCACCGGCAGGCGGAGCACTTCACGACCGCCGAGGGCGTCGAGGCCGAGCAGGCGGAGTCGGCGGAGGGCGGCGCGCGCCTCGGCGGCATCGACGACGGCGACTGGATCGCGTTCAGCCCGTACCTGGTCGAGGACGGCGAGTTCACCGCCCGCGTGGCCGCGGCGGCGGCGGGCGGCGCGATCGAGGTACGCGCCGGGGCGCCGGACGGCGCGCTGCTCGGCACCGTCGACGTGCCGGCGACCGGGGGCGCGGACACGTACGAGGACGTGACCACCACGCTGGCCGACGCGCCGGCGGAGACCACGACGCTGCACCTGGTCTTCACGGGCGCGGGCGACGCGCCCTTCACCGTCGACTCCTTCATCCTCGGCTCCGGAGGCGAACAGTGA
- a CDS encoding ThuA domain-containing protein, which yields MTDDKKRRAGRLAIPAAACALLCAAAAVPTSGATAAPAPESPAADQAAAFDVLVFSKTAGFRHDSIDEGVAALTKLGTENDFSVTATEDAGAFTAANLAQYESVVFLHTTGDVLDGTQQAAFEGYIRGGGGYMGIHAAADTEYGWPFYGELVGAWFASHPAIQQATVNVEDHAHDATAHLDDQWVRNDEWYDYRANARDTAHVLATLDESTYNGGQMGEDHPIAWCQEYEGGRSFYTGGGHTAESYAEPDFVRHLLGGVRWSAGAVEADCG from the coding sequence GTGACAGACGACAAGAAGCGGCGGGCCGGACGGCTCGCCATCCCGGCCGCGGCCTGCGCACTGCTGTGCGCCGCGGCGGCGGTACCGACGAGCGGCGCGACGGCGGCGCCCGCGCCCGAGTCGCCGGCTGCCGACCAGGCCGCCGCCTTCGACGTGCTGGTCTTCTCCAAGACGGCCGGCTTCCGGCACGACTCGATCGACGAGGGCGTCGCGGCGCTCACCAAACTGGGCACCGAGAACGACTTCTCGGTCACGGCCACGGAGGACGCCGGTGCGTTCACGGCGGCGAACCTCGCCCAGTACGAGTCGGTCGTCTTCCTGCACACGACGGGCGACGTGCTCGACGGGACCCAGCAGGCGGCGTTCGAGGGCTACATCAGGGGAGGCGGCGGCTACATGGGCATCCACGCCGCCGCCGACACCGAGTACGGCTGGCCGTTCTACGGCGAGCTGGTCGGCGCCTGGTTCGCCTCCCACCCGGCGATCCAGCAGGCCACGGTGAACGTGGAGGACCACGCGCACGACGCCACCGCGCACCTGGACGACCAGTGGGTCCGCAACGACGAGTGGTACGACTACCGGGCCAACGCGCGCGATACCGCGCACGTGCTGGCCACGCTCGACGAGTCGACCTACAACGGCGGGCAGATGGGGGAGGACCACCCCATCGCCTGGTGCCAGGAGTACGAGGGCGGCCGGTCGTTCTACACCGGCGGCGGCCACACCGCCGAGTCGTACGCGGAGCCGGACTTCGTCCGCCATCTCCTCGGCGGCGTCCGCTGGTCGGCGGGCGCGGTGGAGGCCGACTGCGGCTGA
- a CDS encoding GNAT family N-acetyltransferase, with amino-acid sequence MVFGKLVKLRAFEPAEADALWRWNHDPDVMRWMDDGYAASLARVRRNLEERAPNAYGDVLYAVEVLADGALIGLVRLRDAEPETGLAELDVYLGEKEYWGRGYATDALRAICRFGFEDMRLHKISLTVVTENHAAIGVYKKVGFVEEGRLRSVFRRDGRWYDQFTMGLLEGELLDDRP; translated from the coding sequence ATGGTCTTCGGAAAGCTGGTGAAGCTGCGGGCGTTCGAGCCCGCGGAGGCGGACGCGCTGTGGCGGTGGAACCACGACCCCGACGTGATGCGCTGGATGGACGACGGCTACGCGGCGTCGCTGGCGCGGGTCCGCCGGAACCTGGAGGAGCGCGCCCCGAACGCGTACGGCGACGTGCTGTACGCGGTCGAAGTGCTGGCCGACGGCGCGCTGATCGGCCTCGTCCGGCTGCGCGACGCCGAGCCGGAGACGGGCCTGGCGGAGCTGGACGTCTACCTCGGTGAGAAGGAGTACTGGGGCCGCGGCTACGCCACCGACGCGCTGCGCGCGATATGCCGCTTCGGCTTCGAGGACATGCGGCTGCACAAGATCTCGCTGACGGTGGTGACCGAGAACCACGCGGCGATCGGCGTCTACAAGAAGGTGGGATTCGTGGAGGAGGGCCGGCTGCGGTCCGTGTTCCGGCGGGACGGGCGCTGGTACGACCAGTTCACGATGGGGCTGCTGGAGGGCGAACTGCTGGACGACAGGCCGTAG
- a CDS encoding amidase, translating into MTDDMTADRQDDKAAGKRSRAARRGAPGAGARAGKAATPAGRPPVHAFRDDALGAHDAVALAALVRDGEVGAGELARAAVERIRLVDPELHAVAVPAYDTYRTDGAATGPLAGVPTLLKDNTDYGGLPTGHGSAAFTPQAAPRHAPFTRQFLSTGMTFLGKTRLPEFGFNASTEYEDDEPVRNPWHPSYSPGGSSGGSAALVASGAVPIAHANDGGGSIRIPAACCGLVGLKPTRGRVVANETGRRLPIDMVGDGVLSRSVRDTAAFLAAAERHWRNPRMPPLGLVEGPGTRRLRIGLVAESPTGVPTDAATRAAVAAVATALAGQGHTVETYALPLDGRFEQDFIAYWGLLAFLAGAGGRLVYDRHFDARRMDGLSKGLRSTYVRRMHTTPAFLRRLRRAADQAYDAALTRYDVLLSPVLAHTTPRLGHLSPNVPYEELLNRLRAYVAFTPINNINGSPAISLPAPAMEPAPADGMPVGVMLSAAHGDERTLLELAFALEADLPWRRIQDA; encoded by the coding sequence ATGACCGACGACATGACGGCGGACCGCCAGGACGACAAGGCGGCCGGCAAGCGCAGCCGCGCGGCACGGCGCGGCGCCCCTGGCGCGGGAGCGCGGGCGGGGAAGGCGGCGACGCCCGCGGGCCGCCCGCCCGTGCACGCCTTCCGGGACGACGCCCTCGGCGCGCACGACGCCGTCGCCCTCGCGGCGCTCGTCCGCGACGGCGAGGTCGGTGCCGGGGAGCTGGCCCGGGCCGCGGTGGAGCGGATCCGGCTCGTCGACCCCGAGTTGCACGCGGTCGCCGTCCCGGCCTACGACACGTACCGGACGGACGGCGCGGCCACGGGACCGCTCGCCGGCGTACCCACACTGCTCAAGGACAACACCGACTACGGCGGCCTCCCCACCGGCCACGGCAGCGCGGCCTTCACCCCGCAGGCCGCGCCGCGGCACGCGCCGTTCACGCGCCAGTTCCTGAGCACCGGCATGACCTTCCTCGGCAAGACCCGGCTGCCGGAGTTCGGCTTCAACGCCAGCACGGAGTACGAGGACGACGAGCCGGTCCGCAACCCCTGGCACCCCTCCTACTCCCCCGGCGGCTCCTCCGGCGGCAGCGCCGCCCTCGTCGCCTCCGGCGCCGTGCCGATCGCGCACGCCAACGACGGCGGCGGCTCCATCCGCATTCCCGCCGCGTGCTGCGGGCTCGTCGGCCTCAAGCCGACCCGGGGCCGGGTCGTGGCCAACGAGACGGGCCGCAGGCTGCCCATCGACATGGTCGGCGACGGGGTGCTGAGCCGGTCCGTGCGCGACACCGCCGCGTTCCTCGCCGCCGCAGAACGGCACTGGCGCAACCCGCGCATGCCCCCGCTCGGCCTGGTCGAGGGCCCGGGCACGCGCCGGCTGCGGATCGGCCTGGTGGCCGAGTCGCCGACCGGCGTGCCGACCGACGCCGCCACGCGCGCGGCCGTCGCGGCGGTCGCCACCGCGCTGGCGGGGCAGGGGCACACGGTCGAGACCTACGCGCTGCCGCTCGACGGCCGCTTCGAGCAGGACTTCATCGCGTACTGGGGGCTGCTCGCGTTCCTCGCCGGCGCGGGCGGCCGGCTCGTGTACGACAGGCACTTCGACGCACGCCGGATGGACGGCCTGAGCAAGGGCCTGCGCTCGACGTACGTGCGCCGGATGCACACCACCCCGGCGTTCCTGCGCCGCCTGCGCCGCGCGGCGGACCAGGCGTACGACGCGGCGCTCACGCGCTACGACGTGCTGCTGTCCCCGGTCCTCGCGCACACCACCCCGCGCCTGGGCCACCTGTCGCCGAACGTCCCGTACGAGGAACTGCTGAACCGCCTGCGCGCGTACGTGGCGTTCACCCCCATCAACAACATCAACGGCAGCCCCGCGATCTCCCTGCCCGCCCCGGCCATGGAACCGGCACCCGCGGACGGCATGCCGGTGGGCGTGATGCTCTCGGCGGCCCACGGCGACGAACGCACCCTGCTGGAGCTGGCCTTCGCCCTGGAGGCGGACCTGCCCTGGCGCCGGATCCAGGACGCCTGA
- a CDS encoding MalY/PatB family protein: MSAGTPDAPVADPLRGPTLAELRRRTSVKWRAYPPDVLPLWVAEMDTQLAAPVAEAVRAAIDLGDTGYATVEPYAEAVAEFAERRWDWQVPTERIALVPDVMRGIAEVLKLVTAPDDVVVVNSPVYPPFYAYTEHMGLRVVEAPLGEDGRIGFAALADAFTAARAGGHRAAYLLCSPHNPTGTVHTAAELAQVAALAGEHGVRVVADEIHAPLVPPGARHVPYLTVPGAERGFALLSASKAWNLAGLKSAVAVAGEKSAGELALLPQEMSHGASHLGALAHVAAFRHGGPWLDALLAGLDENRRLLGRLLAERLPGVEYRVPGGTFLAWLDCRALGLGDDPAALFLERGRVALASGIPFGTGGAGHARLNFATSPEVLTEAVDRMATAVDASPQPGGRP; the protein is encoded by the coding sequence ATGAGCGCCGGGACGCCCGACGCCCCGGTGGCCGATCCGCTGCGCGGGCCGACGCTCGCGGAGCTGCGCCGGCGGACGTCGGTGAAGTGGCGGGCGTATCCGCCCGACGTGCTGCCGCTGTGGGTCGCCGAGATGGACACGCAGCTCGCCGCGCCCGTCGCCGAGGCGGTGCGCGCGGCGATCGACCTGGGCGACACGGGGTACGCGACGGTCGAGCCGTACGCGGAGGCGGTGGCGGAGTTCGCCGAGCGCCGCTGGGACTGGCAGGTGCCGACGGAGCGGATAGCCCTCGTGCCGGACGTGATGCGCGGCATCGCCGAGGTGCTGAAGCTGGTCACGGCCCCTGACGACGTGGTCGTCGTCAACTCCCCGGTCTACCCGCCGTTCTACGCCTACACCGAGCACATGGGCCTCCGCGTGGTCGAGGCCCCGCTGGGGGAGGACGGGCGCATCGGCTTCGCCGCGCTGGCGGACGCGTTCACCGCCGCGCGCGCCGGCGGCCATCGCGCCGCGTACCTGCTGTGCAGCCCGCACAACCCGACCGGCACCGTGCACACCGCCGCCGAGCTGGCACAGGTTGCCGCGCTCGCCGGGGAGCACGGGGTGCGGGTCGTCGCCGACGAGATACATGCCCCGCTGGTGCCGCCGGGCGCGCGGCACGTCCCGTATCTGACCGTGCCCGGCGCGGAGCGCGGCTTCGCGCTGCTGTCGGCGTCCAAGGCGTGGAACCTCGCGGGGCTCAAGTCCGCGGTCGCCGTCGCGGGCGAGAAGTCGGCGGGCGAGCTGGCGCTGCTGCCGCAGGAGATGTCGCACGGGGCGAGCCACCTCGGTGCCCTCGCGCACGTGGCCGCGTTCCGGCACGGCGGCCCGTGGCTCGACGCGCTGCTCGCCGGCCTCGACGAGAACCGGCGGCTGCTCGGACGGCTGCTGGCGGAGCGGCTGCCGGGGGTGGAGTACCGCGTTCCGGGCGGTACGTTCCTGGCCTGGCTGGACTGCCGCGCGCTGGGACTCGGGGACGATCCCGCGGCGTTGTTCCTGGAACGCGGGCGGGTGGCGCTGGCGTCGGGGATCCCGTTCGGCACCGGCGGCGCGGGCCACGCGCGGCTCAACTTCGCCACCTCGCCCGAGGTGCTGACCGAGGCGGTGGACCGGATGGCCACCGCCGTGGACGCGTCGCCCCAGCCGGGAGGCAGGCCATGA
- a CDS encoding DUF402 domain-containing protein: MADLVRVIYRKYDGTLHWNSTMRRLGEDEHGVWLGQPAGGTTRKGTGPPVIFECAHVALFPRDAWWTAEFNAPPRRTDLYADITTPPRWRSAAEVTMVDLDLDVARRRGEHEPRLLDEDEFADHRVRYGYSAETVAQATASAEWLMTAVAAGTEPFAGAYRHWLEQVADG, encoded by the coding sequence ATGGCCGACCTGGTACGCGTGATCTACCGCAAGTACGACGGCACCCTCCACTGGAACTCGACCATGCGCCGGCTCGGTGAGGACGAGCACGGCGTCTGGCTCGGCCAGCCCGCGGGCGGCACGACACGCAAGGGCACCGGCCCGCCCGTGATCTTCGAGTGCGCGCACGTGGCGCTCTTCCCCCGTGACGCCTGGTGGACCGCCGAGTTCAACGCCCCGCCGCGGCGCACCGACCTCTACGCGGACATCACCACGCCGCCGCGCTGGCGCTCGGCCGCGGAGGTCACGATGGTCGACCTGGACCTCGACGTCGCCCGGCGGCGCGGGGAGCACGAGCCGCGGCTGCTGGACGAGGACGAGTTCGCCGACCACCGGGTGCGCTACGGCTACTCGGCGGAGACCGTCGCGCAGGCGACGGCGTCCGCGGAGTGGCTGATGACGGCGGTGGCCGCGGGCACGGAGCCGTTCGCGGGGGCGTACCGGCACTGGCTCGAACAGGTGGCGGACGGCTAG
- a CDS encoding TetR/AcrR family transcriptional regulator: MARPRKPLLSRERIVAAALALVDAEGLQAVSTRRLAAELGVSGPSLYNHFTTKDELLDAAVDAVVAEVDLSMFADGLPWPEALLAWARSYRAALAAHPNIVPVLAQGPGRRPAALRLADAVFGGMVAAGWPPAQATRVGALMRYYVAGSALGSFAGGFVADPAAYDPADYPHLGRAHLLAEHRREVDEGAFETGLRALVDGLKLQFAQLSGQPST, translated from the coding sequence ATGGCCCGCCCCCGCAAGCCCCTGCTGAGCCGCGAGCGCATCGTCGCGGCGGCGCTCGCCCTCGTCGACGCCGAGGGACTGCAGGCCGTGTCCACCCGGCGGCTCGCGGCCGAGCTGGGGGTCAGCGGCCCCTCGCTCTACAACCACTTCACGACGAAGGACGAACTGCTGGACGCCGCGGTCGACGCCGTGGTCGCCGAAGTCGACCTGTCGATGTTCGCGGACGGCCTGCCGTGGCCCGAGGCGCTGCTGGCCTGGGCGAGGTCGTACCGGGCGGCGCTGGCCGCGCACCCGAACATCGTGCCCGTGCTCGCCCAGGGCCCCGGCCGCAGGCCGGCGGCGCTGCGGCTGGCGGACGCCGTCTTCGGCGGCATGGTCGCGGCGGGCTGGCCGCCGGCGCAGGCCACCCGGGTCGGCGCGCTGATGCGGTACTACGTGGCCGGATCCGCGCTGGGCTCGTTCGCGGGCGGCTTCGTCGCCGACCCGGCGGCGTACGACCCGGCGGACTATCCGCACCTCGGCCGGGCGCATCTGCTGGCGGAGCACCGCCGGGAGGTGGACGAGGGCGCGTTCGAGACCGGGCTGCGGGCGCTCGTGGACGGGCTGAAATTGCAGTTCGCCCAGCTCAGCGGCCAGCCGTCGACCTGA
- a CDS encoding TetR/AcrR family transcriptional regulator, with protein sequence MQDVQEPAAWGGVEPEAAQRLLTAGVEAFAERGYHATTTRDIAGRAGMSPAALYIHFKTKEELLFRISRVGHERARAIIAAAAESEGTAGERLGRAVRAFARWHAEHHTTARVVQYELAALGEEHYAEIVALRRDIDRLVRGIIEDGVRDGEFAVADVPGTALAVLSLCVDVARWFSASGSRPPDELAALYADLVGRMVAAPAAPAAPAAPKRSART encoded by the coding sequence ATGCAGGACGTCCAGGAGCCCGCGGCCTGGGGCGGCGTCGAGCCGGAGGCGGCGCAGCGGCTGCTCACCGCGGGCGTCGAGGCATTCGCGGAGCGCGGCTACCACGCCACCACCACCCGCGACATCGCCGGCCGCGCCGGGATGAGCCCTGCCGCGCTGTACATCCACTTCAAGACCAAGGAAGAGCTGCTCTTCCGGATCAGCCGGGTCGGCCACGAGCGGGCGCGGGCGATCATCGCCGCGGCGGCGGAGTCCGAGGGTACGGCGGGGGAGCGGCTGGGGCGCGCCGTACGGGCCTTCGCGCGCTGGCACGCGGAGCACCACACGACGGCGCGCGTGGTGCAGTACGAGCTGGCGGCGCTCGGCGAGGAGCACTACGCGGAGATCGTCGCGCTGCGGCGGGACATCGACCGGCTGGTGCGGGGGATCATCGAGGACGGCGTACGGGACGGCGAGTTCGCGGTGGCCGACGTGCCGGGGACGGCGCTGGCGGTGCTGTCGCTGTGCGTGGACGTGGCGCGGTGGTTCAGCGCGTCGGGCAGCAGGCCGCCGGACGAGCTGGCGGCGCTGTACGCGGACCTGGTCGGCCGGATGGTCGCGGCACCGGCGGCCCCGGCGGCACCGGCCGCGCCGAAGCGGAGCGCCCGGACGTAG
- a CDS encoding MaoC family dehydratase: MAEPRTFTSVDELKAAVGEELGHTDWVEIDQRRIDLFAEATGDHQWIHVDPGRAAGGPFGGTIAHGYLTLSLLPLFGPQLIDVADVRMGVNYGTNKVRFPAPVPVDSRLRASATITEVTEVPDGVQLTLRYTVEREGGEKPVCVAESVVRYSF, translated from the coding sequence ATGGCAGAGCCCCGCACGTTCACCTCGGTCGACGAGCTGAAGGCCGCGGTCGGCGAGGAATTGGGGCACACGGACTGGGTGGAGATCGACCAGCGGCGCATCGACCTGTTCGCCGAGGCGACCGGGGACCACCAGTGGATCCACGTCGACCCGGGGCGGGCGGCCGGGGGCCCGTTCGGCGGGACCATCGCGCACGGCTACCTCACGCTCTCGCTGCTGCCGCTCTTCGGGCCGCAGCTCATCGACGTCGCGGACGTGCGCATGGGCGTCAACTACGGCACGAACAAGGTGCGTTTCCCCGCGCCCGTGCCCGTGGACTCCCGGCTGCGGGCGTCCGCGACGATCACGGAGGTGACCGAAGTCCCGGACGGCGTGCAGCTCACCCTGCGGTACACGGTCGAGCGCGAGGGCGGCGAGAAGCCCGTGTGCGTCGCCGAATCGGTGGTCCGCTACTCCTTCTGA
- a CDS encoding SDR family oxidoreductase gives MGSVRDARAVVTGGGAGIGAALARRLAAEGARVAVNDLDAAKARAVAAGIGGVALPGDASGAVPAAREALGGVDLFCANAGLATGGGPEAPDDEWSAAWDVNVMAHVRAARELVPEWLERGEGRFVATVSAAGLLSMVAAAPYAVTKHAALAFAEWLSLTYRHRGISVHAVCPQGVRTDMLRATGAAGDLVLAPGAIEPEQVADAVLAGIAEDRFLILPHAEVAGYSALRATDPDRWLSGMNRLQRTLEEGRG, from the coding sequence GTGGGCAGCGTGCGGGACGCGCGGGCAGTGGTCACCGGAGGCGGCGCCGGCATCGGCGCCGCGCTGGCGCGGCGGCTCGCCGCCGAGGGCGCCCGCGTCGCCGTCAACGACCTGGACGCCGCCAAAGCCCGCGCCGTCGCCGCCGGGATCGGCGGCGTGGCGCTGCCCGGCGACGCCTCCGGCGCCGTACCCGCCGCCCGCGAGGCGCTCGGCGGCGTCGACCTCTTCTGCGCCAACGCCGGCCTCGCCACCGGCGGCGGCCCCGAGGCCCCGGACGACGAGTGGTCCGCCGCCTGGGACGTCAACGTCATGGCCCACGTGCGCGCCGCGCGCGAGCTGGTGCCGGAATGGCTGGAGCGGGGCGAGGGCCGCTTCGTCGCCACCGTCTCGGCCGCCGGCCTGCTGTCGATGGTCGCCGCCGCCCCGTACGCCGTCACCAAGCACGCCGCGCTCGCCTTCGCCGAGTGGCTCTCCCTGACGTACCGCCACCGCGGCATCTCCGTGCACGCGGTCTGCCCCCAGGGCGTACGCACCGACATGCTCCGCGCCACCGGCGCCGCGGGCGACCTCGTCCTCGCCCCCGGTGCCATCGAGCCGGAGCAGGTCGCCGACGCCGTGCTCGCCGGCATCGCCGAGGACCGCTTCCTGATCCTGCCGCACGCCGAGGTCGCCGGTTACAGCGCGCTGCGCGCCACCGACCCGGACCGCTGGCTGAGCGGCATGAACCGGCTGCAGCGGACACTGGAGGAGGGCCGGGGCTGA
- a CDS encoding TetR/AcrR family transcriptional regulator: MATTTGGNSGTVPVRLLAAATRLFAERGFDRTSVQEIVEAAGVTKGALYHYFGSKDDLLHEIYGRLLRLQQERLDHFAALDAPVGQRLREAAADVVVTTVDHHEDALIFFRSMHMLSPEKYKEVRAERRRYHERFRSLIEEGQAGGVFSTATPADLVVDYHFGALHHLGSWYRPDGPMSAREIGDQMAELLMRALRP; the protein is encoded by the coding sequence ATGGCGACGACGACGGGCGGGAACAGCGGGACGGTGCCGGTGCGGCTGCTCGCCGCCGCCACGAGGCTCTTCGCGGAGCGGGGTTTCGACCGCACCTCGGTGCAGGAGATCGTCGAGGCCGCGGGCGTCACCAAGGGCGCCCTCTACCACTACTTCGGCTCCAAGGACGATCTCCTGCACGAGATCTACGGCCGCCTCCTGCGGCTCCAGCAGGAGCGCCTCGACCACTTCGCGGCGCTGGACGCCCCGGTCGGGCAGCGGCTGCGGGAGGCGGCGGCGGACGTGGTGGTCACCACCGTCGACCACCACGAGGACGCCCTCATCTTCTTCCGCTCGATGCACATGCTGAGCCCGGAGAAGTACAAGGAGGTACGGGCCGAGCGGCGCCGCTACCACGAGCGCTTCCGCAGCCTCATCGAGGAGGGCCAGGCCGGCGGCGTGTTCTCCACCGCCACCCCGGCCGACCTGGTGGTCGACTACCACTTCGGCGCGCTGCACCACCTGGGCAGTTGGTACCGCCCGGACGGGCCGATGTCGGCCCGGGAGATCGGCGACCAGATGGCGGAGCTGCTGATGCGCGCCCTGCGCCCGTAG